GCGGTGGGGTCGTGCCGGTGTCGGCGGTGGTGTCCAGCAGCGAGGTGCTGGGGGTGTTCAAGCCGGGTGAGCACGGGTCGACGTTCGGCGGGAATCCGCTGGCCTGCGCGGTGGCGCTCGAGGTCATCGCGATGCTGCGCACCGGGGAGTTCCAGCAGCGGGCGACGGAGCTGGGCGAGCATCTGCACGCGGAGCTCGGGCTGCTGGCGGGCACGGGCAAGGTGACGCAGGTGCGGGGCCGCGGGCTGTGGGCAGGGGTCGACATCGATCCGTCGTACGGGACGGGGAGGGAGATCTCGGAGAAGTTGATGGACAAGGGCGTCCTGGTCAAGGACACGCATGGGAGCACGATCCGGATCGCTCCCCCTCTGGTGATCAGTAAGGAAGACCTGGACTGGGGGCTCGACCAGCTTCGGGCGGTCCTGTCGGTCTGACGGTGGTGCGCCTCCGACAGGGACGGCCGACTCGTGGTCCGGCCGTTCACGGGGACGCCCCCGAAGGGTGGGCCGCCCACGGGCCGGCTGGTGCGAGGCACCCTCTACAGTCGCTTTGTGCTTCTTGGAATGGTTTGCGCGCTCGGGGCTGCGGTCTGTTTCGGTACGGCTTCCGTGTTGCAGGCGATGGCGGCGCGGGCCTCGGAGCCGGGGTCGGGATCCGGCGTCGACGCCGCATTGTTGCTGCGGGCGCTGCGGCAGTGGCGTTATGTCGCCGGGCTGGGACTCGACCTCCTCGGGTTCGTGTTGCAGGTCGTGGCGCTGCGGTCCATTCCGATCTATGCCGTCGGCGCGGCGCTCGCCGCGAGTCTGGCGGTGACGGCGGTGGTTGCCTCTCGGCTGCTGGAAGTGCGGTTGAGTGGTGTCGAGTGGGGCGCCGTCGGAGTAGTGGTGGCGGGGCTTGCGATGTTGGGGCTGGCGTCGGGGACGGAGGGAGACAAGGCCGGTTCGGACGCGTTGAGGTACGCGATGCTGGGGACAGCGCTGGGCGTGTTGTTGATCGGGGCGGTGGCCGGGCGGCTTCCGGGGCGGGGGCGGGCGCTCGCGCTGGGGCTCGGTTCGGGGTTCGGGTTCGGGGTGGTGGAGGTGTCGGTGCGGCTCATCGACGACGTGTCGCCCGGCGCGTTGCTGAGCAATCCGGCGACATATGCGCTGCTGCTCGGTGGGGGCTCGGCGTTTCTGCTGCTGACCTCGGCGCTGCAGAAGGGGTCGGTGACCACGGCCACCGCGGGGATGGTCGTGGGCGAGACAGTGGGACCGGCGCTGGTCGGGGTGATCTGGCTCGGGGATCGCACGCGCGAGGGGCTGGCCTGGCTGGCGGTTCTCGGGTTCGTGGTGGCCGTGGCGGGGGCGTTGGCTCTGGCGCGCTTCGGGGAGGCGCCGGTGGGGGACGCGTCCGCACCGGCCCGGGTCTGACCCGAACCCGTTCTGACCCGAACCGAACCCGTTCTGGCCCGACCCCACCCGAACCCGTTCCGGCCCGCCCCGAACCGAACCCGTTCTGACCCGACCCCACCCGAACCCGTTCTGGCCCGACCCGACCCTGAGCTGACCCGTCCCCGACCGCCCATGGCCGCCCGGCCCGATCGTGGGCCGCGCAAGCCGCGACGTCGACCGCCCGATGCCCGCCCCCTAAGGCAGCACCCGGCACAACGCCTCAAGTGCGCTGGGCCAGGCGTGGTCCGGTGGGGTTCCGTAGCCGACCACCAGGGCGTCCAGGGGTGGTTCGGCGGGGGCCGCTTCGTGGCGGAAGCTGGAGAGGCCGGCGACTCCGAGGCGCTGCCAGGCGGCGGCGCGGACCACGGACTGTTCGGTGCCGGGCGGGAGTTGGAGGACGGCGTGCAGGCCGGCGGCGATTCCGGTGGCGCGGACGTCGGGGGCGCGTTCGGCGAGGGCGGCGACGAGCTGATCGCGGCGGCGGCGGTAGCGCAGGCGGGCGCCGCGGACATGGCGGTCGTAGGCGCCCGAGTCGATGAACTCCGCGAGGGTCAGCTGGTCGAGGACGCCGCACGACCAGTCGGCGACGCCCTTCGCCTCGATCACCTCCCCGATGACGGAGGGCGGCAGCACCAGCCAGCCGAGGCGCAGGCCGGGTGCGAGGGATTTGCTGGCCGTGCCGAAGTAGACGACGCGGTCGGGGTCGAGGCCCTGGAGGGCGCCGACGGGCTGGCGGTCGTAGCGGAACTCGCCGTCGTAGTCGTCCTCCAGGATCAGTCCGCCGGTGCGGCGGGCCCAGTCGACGACGGCTGTCCGGCGGTCGGGGTGCAGTGCCCCGCCCACCGGGAACTGATGGGCGGGGGTCAGGAGGGCGGCGCCCACGTCCGGTTCGCCGGTCGCCAACTCATCGGTGCAGGTGCCGAGTTGATCGAGGGGAAGGGGGTGGGTGCGCAGGCCTGACCGCGTCAGGACGTCCCAGTGGATGTCGAGCCCGTATGTCTCCACGGCCACATCGCGCACGCCCCTGTTGTGCAGCACCTCGCCGAGCAGCATCAGACCGTGGACGAAGCCGGAGCAGATCACGATGCGGTCCGGGTCGGCGTGGACGCCGCGGGCGCGGGCGAGGTAGCCGGCGAGGGCGGTGCGCAGTTCGATGCGGCCGCGGGCATCGCCGTAGCCGAGGGCGTCGTTCGGGGCGGCGTTGAGGGAGCGGCGCGATGCCTTGAGCCATTCGGCGCGCGGGAACGAGGAGAGGTCGGGGGTGCCGGGGTGCAGGTCGTGGCGGAGTCCGGCAGGAGCGCGTCGGCCGCGTGTCGGGGCCGGCCGGGGCGCCTCCACCGGCCGCTCCGCGACGCGCGTCCCCGAGCCCTGGCGCGCGGTGAGCCAGCCCTCGGCGACGAGGTCGGCGTAGGCGTCGGCGACCGTGTTGCGGGCGATGCCCAGATCGGCTGCGAGCGTGCGGGACGATGGGAGGCGGACACCGGGGGCGAGGCGGCCGCTGCGTACGGCGTCACGGAGCGCGTCGGTCAGGCCTTTGCGCAGGCCGGAGCCGGTCGGCTCGACGTGCAGGTCGATACCGAGCGCTTGACCGGAGGGCGAAGTGGCCCAGGATTCCACCATGGAAATGGACCATACCCGTGGGCTACTCCGCTCGTAGGGTCAATGTCATGACGACGAACGAGAACTCCACCGACAGCACCAGCCCGACCACCGACGCCGGCCGGACCGCCAAGGAGTACGTCCACGAGCACGCGCCCCGGCTGGCCTGGGCCAAGCACGCTCCGGAGGTCTACAAGGCCATGATCCGGCTCGACGCGGAGGCCCGTAAGGGCGTCGACCCGGTGACGCTGGAGCTGGTCAAGATCCGCGCTTCGCAGCTCAACCACTGCGCGTTCTGCCTCGACATGCACTCCAAGGACGCGCTCGCCGCGGGCGAGAGCGTCGAGCGGATCATCCAGCTGGCCGCGTGGGAGGAGTCGCAGCACTTCTACACGCCCAGGGAGATCGCGGCGATCGAGCTGACCGAGGCGATCACCGTGCTCACCGACGGGTTCGTGCCGGACGAGACGTACGAGAAGGCGGCGAAGCTGTACGACGAGAAGGAGCTGACGCAGCTGATCGCCGCGATCACGGTGATCAACGCGTGGAACCGGTTCGGCGTGTCGACGCGGATGGTGCCCGGGCACTACACCGCGGGCGACTTCAAGTGACAGCCCGTACGACGCACTTGGACATGGGTGTGCGCGACGCGATGATCGCGCTCGGCGCCGCCGCGAAGAAGGGGCTCGGCGACCCGGTTCTCGCCGAGCTGGTGATGATTCGGGCCTCGCAGATCAACGAGTGCGCGTTCTGCCTGGACATGCACGTGGACCTCGCCGTCGAGAAGAACGGCGAGAGTGCGGTGGGGGTATCCCCTGCTCGAGCGAAGTCGACAGCTTGGGGAAGGATCGCGCTGCTCAATACCTGGGCGGAGGCCCCCGAGCACTTCACCGAGCGCGAGCAGGCGGCGCTCGCGCTGACCGAGGCCGTCACCGTCCTCACCGACGGGTTCGTGCCGGACGCGACGTACGAGGCGGCGGCCAAGCACTTCAGCGAGGCCGAGCTCGCCCATCTCCTCGGCGTGATCACCGTCATCAACAGCTGGAACCGGCTCATGGTGAGCCGCCGGATCGTGCCCGGCGGACCGCAGTGGTGACGTGCCCCCACGCCTCCACCCGCATAAGCCCGCATAAGCCCGCATAAGCCCGCACACAGACGTACCGGGTGCCCCCGTCAGGAAAGGCACCCGGCACGCGCGCGGGAAGGAGCCCTACGGCTACTTCGGCAGCCAGGACCGCCAAGTCGACTCGTGCTCGTCGATCCACTTCTTCGCCGCCTCGTCCGGCGACAGCTTCTGATCGGCGATGAGCAGAGAGACCTCGTTCTGGTCCTCGGTCGTCCACTTGAAGTTCTTCAGGAAGGCCGCCGCCTTGCCGCCGCTCTTCGAGAAGTCCGCGTTGAGGTACTTCTGCAGCGGCGTCTTCGGATAGGCGCAGGCCACCTTCTTCGGGTCGGCGTCACAGCCCTCCTTGTACGCGGGCAGCTTCACCTCCGTCATCGGCACCTTCTTGAACAGCCACTGCGGCTGGTACCAGTACGTCAGGAACGGCTTCTTGGCCTTGGCGAACTGCTTGATCTGGGTGATCTGAGCCGCCTCGGAACCGGAGAACACGACCTGGTACTTCAGCTTCAGGTTGTTGACCAGCGCCTTGTCGTTGGTGACGTACGACGGGGAGCCGTCGAGGAGCTGGCCCTTGCCGCCGCTCTCGGCGGTGCGCAGCTGGGACGCGTACTTGTTGAGGTTCTTCCAGTCGGTGACGTCCGGGTGCTGCTTGGCGAAGTACGTGGGGACGAACCAGCCGATGTGTCCGGTGACGCCGAGGTCGCCGCCGTTCACGATCGTCTTCTTGTCCTTGACGTACCGCTGCTCCTGGTCGGGGTGGCCCCAGTCCTCCATGATCGCGTCGACGCGGCCCTGGCTGAGCGCGTCCCACGCGGGGACCTCGTCGACCTGGACGGTGTCGACGCGGTAGCCGAGCTCGTGCTCGAGCAGGTACTGGGCCACCGCGATGTTGGCCTGCGCGCCGACCCAGGACTGGACCGACAGGGTCACCGTCTTGGCGCCCTGGGCGTTGGCGTACGGGGAGGACTGCTTGGTCATGTCGGCGGCGCCGCAACCGGTCGCCACCAGCAGGGTGCCCGCGGCCGCGAGCCCCATGGTCATCCTGCGTGCCCGCACCGGGCGGAAAGATCGAAGTGTTCGCATCGCGATCACGCTCCCTTCTTCGCGCGGCGTTCGGTCGGCTGGGTGACCCGGTCGAGCATGAGGCCGAGACACACGATCGCCGCGCCGCCGACGAGGCCGGTCGCCAGGTCGCCCTGTGCGAGGCCGAACACGACGTCGTAGCCGAGCGCGCCACCGCCCACCAGACCGCCGATGATCACGACGGCGAGGACGAGGACGACACCCTGGTTCACGGCCAGGAGCAGCGCGGGCCGGGCCAGCGGCAGCTGGACCTGGCGCAGTTGCTGCCCGCTCGTCGCGCCCATCGACCGGGCCGACTCCATGGCGGCAGCGTCGACGTGGCGCAGCCCCTGCGTCGTGATGCGGACGACGGCCGGCAGCGCGTAGACGACGGCGGCGGCGACCGCGGGGGCGCGGCCGACGCCGAACAGCGCGACCACCGGGATCAGATACACGAACTGCGGCATCGTCTGGAAGACGTCGAGCACGGGCCTGAGCACGCGTTCGAGTCGCTCGCTGCGCGCGGCCGCGATCCCGACCGCGAAGCCGACGACGAGCGTCACGGCGACGGCCGCGAGCACCTGCGACAGCGTGTCGAGGGACGGCTTCCACACACCGAGGACGCCGATGGCGGCCATGGCGAGCACGGCCGTCGCGGCGGTGCGCCAGGTGCCGATCAGCCAGGCCAGCGCGGCGACGATGAGGAGCACCGACCACCAGGGCAGCCACTGCAGACCGTCGCGGATCGGGTCGAGAACCCAGGTGGTGAAGTGCCCGGCCCAGTCGGCGGTTCCGCCGATGTAGGGGACACCGGAGTAGAGGTGGTCGGTCATCCAGTCGACGGCGTTGTTGACCGGGTCCGCGATGTTCACGGTCCAGGTGTCGGGCCAGTCGATCCGGTCCGCGAGGCGGGCCACGAGGGCGACGACCACCGTGAGAACGGCGGCGACGCCCCAGCCGTACGGGCCGTGCAGGCGGCGGCCGTCGGGTTCGGCGCCGAGGCGCGTTCCCGCCGCGGCCGTCGTGCGGTCCAGGATCACGGCGAGCAGCACGATCGGGATGCCGGCCGCGAGGGCCGCGCCGACGTCCACGGAGGCCAGTGCCTGGTACACGCGGTCACCGAGGCCACCCGCGCCGATCACCGACGCGATGACGGCCATCGAGAGCGCCATCATGATCGTCTGGTTGAGCCCGAGGAGGAGTTGCTTACGGGCGAGCGGGATCCGGGCCGTCAGGAGCCGCTGCCGCGCGGTCGCGCCGAGCGAGGCGACGGCCTCCATCACGCCGCCGTCGGCGCCGCGCAGGCCGAGCGCCGTCAGACGGGCCATCGGCGGGGCGGCGTAGACGACGGTCGCGAGGACGGCCGCGGGCACGCCGATGCCGAACACGAGAACGACCGGCAGCAGATACGCGTACGCGGGAAAGACCTGCATCGTGTCGAGGACGGGCCGCAGCGCACGGTACGTGCGGTCGGAGAGTCCGGCCGCGAGTCCGAGGACCACGCCGAGCACGACCGAGGCGAGAACCGCGACGATCATCAGCGCGAGGGTCTGCATGGTCGGCACCCACATGCCGAACGAGCCGCACACGAGGAGCGCGGCGACGGCGGCCGCCGCGAGCTTCAGGCCCGCGACGCGCCAGGCGATGAGCCCGGCCGCGGCGGTGACGCCGGCCCAGCCGGCCGCGAGGAGCACCAGGTACGCGCCGCGCACGCTCAGGACGACGGCGTTGCTGATGTGGCCGAAGAAGTAGAGGAACAGCGGGTGGCTGTCCCGGTTGTCGATGATCCAGTCACTGGTCTTGCCCAGTGGTTCGGTCAGGTCGACGGTGAGCGCGTGCGGCCAGCTGCCGCTCGCCCACTTGGCGTTCACGATCGGTACGAGGACGGCCGCGACGACGGCGAGCAGCAGGAGCTTGCCGAGGGCGCGGTGGCGCAGAAGCGCGCCGAAGCGCGGGGTGTCCGCCGCGGGGGCGGTGGCGGTACTGGCGGCGGCCATCAGGCGACCTCCTCGCCCGGCGGCGTGACGGGCGCGGGCGCGTCGGCCACGGCCGCACCGGAACCGGACCCGTCAGCCACGGGCGCACCGGAACCGGAGGCGTCGTCCGAGTCGGACCCGGCCACACCCCCGTCTCCGGAGGCCCCCGTCTCCGTCCCCGCCACCACACCCAGCAGCCGCGCATGGTCCACGACCCCCAGGCACCGCCCCTCGTCCATGACCCGCACCGCGAACCCGGTCCTGGCGACCGCCTCGATCGCCTCCGACACGGTCGCGCCGGGCGCGATGGCGGGGCCGCGATCCTGCTCGTCGGCGTCGGCGGGCCGCATCGCGCGGCGCACGGTCATGACCTGCTCGCGCGGCACGTCCCGCACGAACTCGCGTACGTAGTCGTCCGCGGGCGAGCCCACGATCTCCTCGGGCGTGCCCAGCTGCACGATCCGGCCGTCGCGCATCAGCGCGATCCGGTCGCCGAGCCGCAGCGCCTCGTTGAGGTCGTGCGTGATGAAGACCATGGTCCGGCCCTCCTCGCGGTGGAGCCGGATGACCTCCTCCTGCATGTCGCGGCGGATCAGCGGGTCGAGGGCGCTGAACGGCTCGTCGAACAGCAGCACTTCGGGATCGACCGCGAGGGCGCGCGCGAGCCCGACACGCTGCTGCTGACCGCCGGACAGCTGCCCGGGCCGCCGCTGCTCAAGGCCGTCGAGGCCGACCTTCGCGACGACCTCCGCCGCCCTGGCGCGCCGCTCGGCGCGGCCCACGCCCTGGATCTCCAGGCCGTACGCGACGTTGTCGAGCACGGTGCGGTGCGGAAGGAGCCCGAAGTGCTGGAAGACCATGGCGGCGCGGTGCCGGCGCAGTTCGCGCAGGCGCCCCTTGTCCATGCCGAGGACGTCCTCGCCGTCGATGGATATGCCGCCGGAGGTCGGCTCGATGAGCCGGGTCAGGCAGCGTACGAGGGTGGACTTGCCGGAGCCGGAGAGGCCCATGACGACGAAGACCTCGCCCTTGCGCACATCGAAGCTGACGTCGCGCACGGCGGCGGTGCACCCGGTGCGGGCGCGCAGCTCGGCGGCGCTCAGGCCGGCCAGCTCCGCGTCACCCGGCACCCGGTCGGCCTTCGGCCCGAAGACCTTCCACAGGTTGTTCACGGAGAACACCGGCGAACCCGCCTGCGCGTCCGTCGCCTCAGCGTTCGGCATCGTGTTCGTACTCATCACGCATCACCACCCAGCAGCTCGGCACACTTCTCCCCGACCATGAGCACCCCGATCATCGGGTTCACCGCCGGCATCGTCGGGAAGACGGACGCGTCGGCAATGCGGATCGCTTCCAGGCCCCGGATCCTCAACTCCGGGTCCACAACGGCGAGTTCATCATTCCTGGCGCCCATGCGACAGGTCCCGGCGGGGTGGTAGACGGTGTGCGCGACCTTGCGCGCGTACTCGCCGAGCTCCTCGTCGCCCACGACGTCGGGCCCGGGGCACACCTCGCGCTTGAGCCAGCCGGCGAGCGGCTCGGTCTTCGCGATCTCACGCGCGATCCTGATTCCGTCGACCAGCGTCCGGCCGTCGTAGTCGTCCTCGTCCGTGAAGTAACGGAAGTCGAGGGCGGGCTTCTCGGCCGGGTCCGCGCTGGTCAGGTAGAGGCGGCCGCGGCTGCGCGGCTTGGGGATGTTCGGCGTCATCGAGACCCCGTGCTCCGGCCTGACGTAGCCGAGGCGCTCCGGGTTGTCGGTGAACGGGATCTGGTAGAAGTGGAACATCAGGTCCGGCCCGCTCGCCTCCGGATCGCGCTGCACGAAGAGGCCCGCGTCGCTGTCCATGGCGGAGTTGTCGGGGATCGGCCCGTCCGTCTCCCACACGATCACGGACTCGGGATGGTCGAGCAGGTTCTCGCCGACGCCCGGCAGGTCGTGCAGGACCGGAATCCCGAGCTTCTCCAGGTCGGCCTTCGGCCCGATGCCGGAGTGCATGAGCAGCCGGGGCGTGTCGACCGCGCCGGCGCACACGACGACCTCGTGCCGCGCCTCGACGAGCAGCTCCTCACCGTCCTTCGTCCGTACGTGGACACCGCGCGCCCGCGTGCCGTCCATCTCCAGCCGGTACGCCCACGTCTCCAGCAGGAGCGTCAGGTTGGGCCGGTCGCCGGCCTCCATGTGCGGGTGCAGATAGGCGACCGAGGCGCTGGAGCGCTTGTTGTTCTCCGGGTGGTACGCGAGGTCGAAGAAGCCGACGCCGTCCTTGAACGGCGCCTTGTTGAAGCCGTCCACGCGCGGCACGCCCGTGGCGGTCTGCGCGGCGTCGACGAAGTCGCGGGCGATCGCGTTCCGGTCCTTCTCGTCGACCGCCACGATGTTGTTGCGCAGCTTGCCGAAGTACGGGTCCATCGCCTTGTGGTCCCAGCCCTCGGCTCCCGCCGCCGCCCACTCGTCCCAGTCGCCGGGCAGCGGCTTGAACGAGATGAGGGTGTTGTGCGACGAGCAGCCGCCGAGCACCTTGGCGCGGCTGTGCAGGATGTGCGAGTTCCCGCGCGGCTGCTCGGTGGTGGTGTAGCCGTAGTCGAGATCGCCGCCGAGGAGGCCGAGCCAGCGGCGCAGGGTCAGGACGTCGTCGCGGTCGATGTCGCTCGGGCCGCCCTCGATGACGGCGACGGTGACGTCGGGGTTCTGGGTCAGCCGGGACGCAATGACGGACCCGGCGGTGCCACCGCCGACGACGACGTAGTCGTACGTGTTCACGGACTTCTCAGGCATACGTCAACTCCAAGGTTCTGCGCGTAATGGGCGGTGCGAAGTGCGGTTGGTCGGCCCAGCGCGGAAGAAACGGGTGGTCAGCCCGGTGCGAGGGGTGGGTGGTCAGCCCGCGAACCAGCGCACGGGCTTCGGCGCCAGGTTCTGGTAGACGTGCTTGGTCTCGCGGTACTCGGCGAGCCCCGCCGGGCCAAGCTCGCGGCCGATCCCGCTCTTGCCGAAGCCGCCCCACTCCGCCTGCGGGAGGTAGGGGTGGAAGTCGTTGATCCAGATCGTGCCGTGGCGAAGGCGTCCGGCGACACGCCGCGCGCGCCCCGCGTCGGCGGTCCAGACGGCGCCCGCGAGCCCGTACTCGGTGTCGTTGGCGAGCGCGACGGCCTCGTCCTCGGTGCGGAACGTCTCGACCGTCAGGACGGGTCCGAAGACCTCCTCGCGGACGACGCGCATCTCGCGGTGGCACTGGTCGAGGACGGTGGGCTCGTAGAAGTACCCGTCGGCGGGCCGTACTTCACTGGGCTCGGGCCGCTTGCCGCCGCTGCGCAGGACGGCGCCCTCGGCGAGGGCCGACGCCACGTACGACTCGGTCTTGTTGCGCTGCTGCGCGGAGACGAGGGGGCCGCACTCGACGCCGTCCTCGGTGCCGCGGCCGAGCCTGATCTTCTCGGCGCGGCGGGCGAGTTCGGCGACGAAGCGCTCGCGCACGGACTCCTCGACGATGAGCCTGGCACCGGCGGAGCAGACCTGGCCGCTGTGGATGAAGGCGGCGTTCAGTGCCTGGTCGACGGCGGTGTCGAAGCCTTCCTCGGTCTCACAGGAGTCGGCGAAGACGACGTTCGGGTTCTTGCCGCCCAGTTCGAGGGCGATCTTCTTCACGTCGGCGGCCGCGGCCTGCGCGACCTTCGTGCCGCTGATCAGGCCGCCGGTGAAGGAGACGAGGTCGACGTCCGGGTGCTCGGCGAGCCGGGCGCCCACGGTGTGGCCCGGCCCGGTCACGATGTTCGCGACGCCCGCGGGAAGGCCGGCCTCCGCCAGGAGCTCGATGAGGACCACAGTCGTCAGCGGCGTGATCTCACTCGGCTTGATGACGAAGGTGTTTCCGGCGGCGAGGGCCGGGGCGACCTTCCAGCTGGCCTGGAGGAGCGGGTAGTTCCACGGGGTGATCAGGGAGCAGACGCCGACGGGCTCGTGCACGACGACGCTGTGGATCTCGTCGGACCCGGCGTCGACGACGCGCCCGCCGCCCTCTCCGACGACCAGATCGGCGAAGTACCGGAAGGCGTCGGCGACACAGTCGACGTCGACGCGCCCCTCCTCGACGGTCTTGCCCGCGTCGCGGCTCTCGAGCAGACCGATCTTCTCCCGGTCGCGTACGAGGAGATCGGCGACGCGGCGCAGCAGCGCGGCGCGCTCGGCGACGGGCGTCGCCGGCCAGGTTCCCTCGTCGAAGGCGCGGCGCGCGGCGGCCACCGCGGCGTCCGCGTCCTGCGTGCCGCCCTCGGCGATCAGTGCGAACGGCTGGGCATCCGCCGGGTCGAGAATCTCGCGCGTGGCCCCGGAGGCGGCGCTGCGCCACTCTCCGTCCACAAAAATGCTCTGGTTTTCAGACACGTCCCGTTTTGCCTTCCGTTCCCGAACAGTCCCCCTGAACATCGCGGAACTCCCTTTTCACGGGGAGCCTGCGACGTCGGAACCCCCTGCCCCTGGGATCGGAAAGCATGCACAACCCGTGGCTGAAAGTGGTCCGTGTCACGGCATACATGGCGAGTAAGTCCGAAATGTCGCCACTGGCGTCGCTACTCGGGGTACATGCCCCATGCAAACATGCCCTGTACAGACAAGCCGCGCACAAACACCGCGCCCCCGCCTGTCCGGATCGACCGGACGGACGGGGGCGCGGGTGAAGCCGCGTGCAGGTGACCAGAGGTACCTGCGGGACGCGTGGATCAGATGAGGCCGAGCTCGCGGACCGCGGCGCGCTCCTCC
The DNA window shown above is from Streptomyces sp. NBC_01445 and carries:
- the pdxR gene encoding MocR-like pyridoxine biosynthesis transcription factor PdxR, whose product is MVESWATSPSGQALGIDLHVEPTGSGLRKGLTDALRDAVRSGRLAPGVRLPSSRTLAADLGIARNTVADAYADLVAEGWLTARQGSGTRVAERPVEAPRPAPTRGRRAPAGLRHDLHPGTPDLSSFPRAEWLKASRRSLNAAPNDALGYGDARGRIELRTALAGYLARARGVHADPDRIVICSGFVHGLMLLGEVLHNRGVRDVAVETYGLDIHWDVLTRSGLRTHPLPLDQLGTCTDELATGEPDVGAALLTPAHQFPVGGALHPDRRTAVVDWARRTGGLILEDDYDGEFRYDRQPVGALQGLDPDRVVYFGTASKSLAPGLRLGWLVLPPSVIGEVIEAKGVADWSCGVLDQLTLAEFIDSGAYDRHVRGARLRYRRRRDQLVAALAERAPDVRATGIAAGLHAVLQLPPGTEQSVVRAAAWQRLGVAGLSSFRHEAAPAEPPLDALVVGYGTPPDHAWPSALEALCRVLP
- a CDS encoding carboxymuconolactone decarboxylase family protein; this encodes MTTNENSTDSTSPTTDAGRTAKEYVHEHAPRLAWAKHAPEVYKAMIRLDAEARKGVDPVTLELVKIRASQLNHCAFCLDMHSKDALAAGESVERIIQLAAWEESQHFYTPREIAAIELTEAITVLTDGFVPDETYEKAAKLYDEKELTQLIAAITVINAWNRFGVSTRMVPGHYTAGDFK
- a CDS encoding carboxymuconolactone decarboxylase family protein, which translates into the protein MTARTTHLDMGVRDAMIALGAAAKKGLGDPVLAELVMIRASQINECAFCLDMHVDLAVEKNGESAVGVSPARAKSTAWGRIALLNTWAEAPEHFTEREQAALALTEAVTVLTDGFVPDATYEAAAKHFSEAELAHLLGVITVINSWNRLMVSRRIVPGGPQW
- a CDS encoding ABC transporter substrate-binding protein, with translation MGLAAAGTLLVATGCGAADMTKQSSPYANAQGAKTVTLSVQSWVGAQANIAVAQYLLEHELGYRVDTVQVDEVPAWDALSQGRVDAIMEDWGHPDQEQRYVKDKKTIVNGGDLGVTGHIGWFVPTYFAKQHPDVTDWKNLNKYASQLRTAESGGKGQLLDGSPSYVTNDKALVNNLKLKYQVVFSGSEAAQITQIKQFAKAKKPFLTYWYQPQWLFKKVPMTEVKLPAYKEGCDADPKKVACAYPKTPLQKYLNADFSKSGGKAAAFLKNFKWTTEDQNEVSLLIADQKLSPDEAAKKWIDEHESTWRSWLPK
- a CDS encoding ABC transporter permease; translation: MAAASTATAPAADTPRFGALLRHRALGKLLLLAVVAAVLVPIVNAKWASGSWPHALTVDLTEPLGKTSDWIIDNRDSHPLFLYFFGHISNAVVLSVRGAYLVLLAAGWAGVTAAAGLIAWRVAGLKLAAAAVAALLVCGSFGMWVPTMQTLALMIVAVLASVVLGVVLGLAAGLSDRTYRALRPVLDTMQVFPAYAYLLPVVLVFGIGVPAAVLATVVYAAPPMARLTALGLRGADGGVMEAVASLGATARQRLLTARIPLARKQLLLGLNQTIMMALSMAVIASVIGAGGLGDRVYQALASVDVGAALAAGIPIVLLAVILDRTTAAAGTRLGAEPDGRRLHGPYGWGVAAVLTVVVALVARLADRIDWPDTWTVNIADPVNNAVDWMTDHLYSGVPYIGGTADWAGHFTTWVLDPIRDGLQWLPWWSVLLIVAALAWLIGTWRTAATAVLAMAAIGVLGVWKPSLDTLSQVLAAVAVTLVVGFAVGIAAARSERLERVLRPVLDVFQTMPQFVYLIPVVALFGVGRAPAVAAAVVYALPAVVRITTQGLRHVDAAAMESARSMGATSGQQLRQVQLPLARPALLLAVNQGVVLVLAVVIIGGLVGGGALGYDVVFGLAQGDLATGLVGGAAIVCLGLMLDRVTQPTERRAKKGA
- a CDS encoding quaternary amine ABC transporter ATP-binding protein, which codes for MSTNTMPNAEATDAQAGSPVFSVNNLWKVFGPKADRVPGDAELAGLSAAELRARTGCTAAVRDVSFDVRKGEVFVVMGLSGSGKSTLVRCLTRLIEPTSGGISIDGEDVLGMDKGRLRELRRHRAAMVFQHFGLLPHRTVLDNVAYGLEIQGVGRAERRARAAEVVAKVGLDGLEQRRPGQLSGGQQQRVGLARALAVDPEVLLFDEPFSALDPLIRRDMQEEVIRLHREEGRTMVFITHDLNEALRLGDRIALMRDGRIVQLGTPEEIVGSPADDYVREFVRDVPREQVMTVRRAMRPADADEQDRGPAIAPGATVSEAIEAVARTGFAVRVMDEGRCLGVVDHARLLGVVAGTETGASGDGGVAGSDSDDASGSGAPVADGSGSGAAVADAPAPVTPPGEEVA
- a CDS encoding GMC family oxidoreductase — protein: MPEKSVNTYDYVVVGGGTAGSVIASRLTQNPDVTVAVIEGGPSDIDRDDVLTLRRWLGLLGGDLDYGYTTTEQPRGNSHILHSRAKVLGGCSSHNTLISFKPLPGDWDEWAAAGAEGWDHKAMDPYFGKLRNNIVAVDEKDRNAIARDFVDAAQTATGVPRVDGFNKAPFKDGVGFFDLAYHPENNKRSSASVAYLHPHMEAGDRPNLTLLLETWAYRLEMDGTRARGVHVRTKDGEELLVEARHEVVVCAGAVDTPRLLMHSGIGPKADLEKLGIPVLHDLPGVGENLLDHPESVIVWETDGPIPDNSAMDSDAGLFVQRDPEASGPDLMFHFYQIPFTDNPERLGYVRPEHGVSMTPNIPKPRSRGRLYLTSADPAEKPALDFRYFTDEDDYDGRTLVDGIRIAREIAKTEPLAGWLKREVCPGPDVVGDEELGEYARKVAHTVYHPAGTCRMGARNDELAVVDPELRIRGLEAIRIADASVFPTMPAVNPMIGVLMVGEKCAELLGGDA
- a CDS encoding aldehyde dehydrogenase family protein; the protein is MSENQSIFVDGEWRSAASGATREILDPADAQPFALIAEGGTQDADAAVAAARRAFDEGTWPATPVAERAALLRRVADLLVRDREKIGLLESRDAGKTVEEGRVDVDCVADAFRYFADLVVGEGGGRVVDAGSDEIHSVVVHEPVGVCSLITPWNYPLLQASWKVAPALAAGNTFVIKPSEITPLTTVVLIELLAEAGLPAGVANIVTGPGHTVGARLAEHPDVDLVSFTGGLISGTKVAQAAAADVKKIALELGGKNPNVVFADSCETEEGFDTAVDQALNAAFIHSGQVCSAGARLIVEESVRERFVAELARRAEKIRLGRGTEDGVECGPLVSAQQRNKTESYVASALAEGAVLRSGGKRPEPSEVRPADGYFYEPTVLDQCHREMRVVREEVFGPVLTVETFRTEDEAVALANDTEYGLAGAVWTADAGRARRVAGRLRHGTIWINDFHPYLPQAEWGGFGKSGIGRELGPAGLAEYRETKHVYQNLAPKPVRWFAG